One genomic segment of [Phormidium] sp. ETS-05 includes these proteins:
- a CDS encoding NAD(P)H-dependent oxidoreductase, with amino-acid sequence MKPVIIGVAGSLRNARWGAGSQEIVKELLQCSTESELKQYLIDQGDLHLEEFIKSNDSRGIDLAEIAKSISKSTGKRGLSNTEIALAAALWAAAKSGCEIQHISLNEYFPNSGIVRRAAELKEILKSADGLLVSTPVYLGDRSSLVQDLVNFIRTDAELHADLQHKVYAGIAVGAKRNGGQETALMYQLLDMLNIGLLGVGSNGDTVAQYGGTGYAGDVGTMAKDEYGLWLSMGTGLRIAQVANLMKLGKTACLQGKVRVMFWVLQDRQQKALNFVRELTHKFSDRIEAQIFDLTDEYMSRCLGCDICPTKIGLDSEYRCFVQNHRDALNKLHQNFLDQDAIIPVAYSSDHLPEMTSNYQRFIERTRYLRRANYTIADLVTAPLVLEEIGTLENMHVRMVSAFLRHIPILTEPMVGYLQDEKLVNSTQISDKFERFIERAKLATIGRLVNIVNSGKIPEYQYNPCGYIISAEKSQQDLDLLGRNHAANHRFNRALQDANLRIYSA; translated from the coding sequence ATGAAGCCCGTTATTATTGGAGTTGCTGGCAGCCTACGTAATGCTCGATGGGGAGCAGGCAGCCAAGAAATAGTTAAGGAATTGTTGCAATGTAGCACAGAATCTGAACTCAAACAATATCTGATTGACCAGGGAGACCTGCATTTAGAGGAGTTTATTAAGTCGAATGATAGTCGGGGTATAGATTTGGCCGAAATCGCTAAAAGCATAAGTAAGTCAACAGGCAAGCGTGGTTTGAGTAATACTGAGATCGCTTTAGCTGCCGCCTTATGGGCAGCGGCGAAAAGCGGTTGTGAAATCCAACATATTTCCTTGAATGAATATTTTCCCAATTCTGGCATAGTGCGACGGGCCGCCGAACTCAAAGAAATCCTCAAAAGTGCTGATGGTTTGTTAGTTTCTACACCAGTTTACTTAGGCGATCGCAGTTCTTTAGTCCAAGACTTAGTAAACTTCATTCGCACTGATGCAGAATTGCACGCCGACTTACAACATAAGGTTTATGCTGGAATTGCGGTTGGGGCAAAGCGCAATGGGGGACAGGAAACTGCCTTAATGTATCAACTGTTAGATATGCTTAACATCGGCTTGTTGGGCGTGGGCAGCAATGGCGATACTGTAGCTCAATATGGCGGGACGGGTTATGCCGGTGATGTGGGAACTATGGCTAAAGACGAGTATGGGTTATGGTTGTCGATGGGAACGGGATTGCGGATCGCTCAAGTTGCTAATTTAATGAAATTGGGAAAAACCGCCTGTTTACAAGGTAAAGTGCGGGTGATGTTTTGGGTGTTGCAAGACCGTCAGCAAAAAGCTCTAAATTTTGTGCGGGAACTGACTCATAAATTTAGCGATCGCATAGAGGCTCAAATTTTCGATTTGACTGATGAATATATGAGCCGCTGTCTGGGATGTGATATTTGTCCCACTAAAATTGGTCTTGATTCGGAATATCGCTGCTTTGTTCAAAACCACAGAGATGCCCTGAATAAACTGCATCAAAACTTTCTTGATCAAGATGCTATTATTCCGGTCGCCTATAGCTCAGATCATCTCCCGGAAATGACATCTAATTATCAGCGATTTATCGAACGCACGCGATATTTAAGACGTGCCAACTATACCATAGCTGATTTAGTGACGGCTCCATTGGTATTAGAGGAAATCGGCACCTTGGAAAATATGCACGTTCGCATGGTATCAGCTTTTCTGAGACATATTCCTATTTTAACTGAACCAATGGTTGGCTATTTGCAAGATGAAAAATTAGTCAACTCCACTCAAATATCAGATAAATTTGAGCGATTTATTGAGCGAGCTAAACTGGCCACTATAGGTCGTCTTGTTAACATTGTGAATTCGGGCAAAATCCCAGAATATCAATACAATCCTTGTGGCTACATTATCAGTGCTGAAAAATCACAGCAAGACTTAGATCTTCTGGGGCGGAATCATGCGGCTAACCACAGGTTCAATCGTGCGCTTCAAGATGCTAACTTAAGAATTTATTCGGCATAA
- a CDS encoding histidine decarboxylase: MIVAKDTITSRLDRYKETMIKKTSFLAGYPVNMRYDYTQILPFMQFSLNNVGDPFIPANYQINSRDFEQEALAFFAELYQAEDWWGYVTNGGTEGNFYGLLLGRETYPEGILYASEDSHYSVAKAARFFQIPHAVVKSQPHGEMDYSDLEIQLDPNRPAIINLNIGTTVKGAVDDLGKVLAVLKAKNIQNFYIHCDGAMGGMLLPYLAPGRINFNLPIHSLAISGHKFIGCPFPCGVVLTRKKLVDKLATNIEYIGSKDTTLSGSRNGHAPLFLWYAIMQRQDLFESEAHWCVNKAVYLYEQLKQAGLFCLLNPYSTTVVFDKPPAAIVAKWQLATAGNLAHVVVMQHHSYELLDRIVADCL, from the coding sequence ATGATAGTTGCTAAAGATACCATCACCAGTCGGCTCGATCGCTACAAAGAAACCATGATTAAAAAGACCTCATTTTTGGCTGGCTATCCCGTCAATATGAGATACGATTATACCCAAATTTTGCCATTTATGCAATTTTCCCTGAATAACGTGGGAGACCCCTTTATTCCAGCAAATTATCAAATAAATAGCCGGGATTTTGAGCAAGAAGCATTGGCATTTTTTGCCGAACTTTATCAAGCGGAAGACTGGTGGGGATACGTTACCAACGGGGGCACAGAAGGAAACTTTTATGGTTTATTGCTGGGAAGAGAAACTTATCCAGAGGGGATTTTGTATGCTTCTGAAGATTCTCACTATTCTGTTGCCAAAGCAGCGCGGTTTTTCCAAATCCCTCACGCGGTTGTCAAATCCCAACCGCATGGCGAAATGGACTACTCAGACCTAGAAATTCAACTAGACCCAAATCGCCCAGCAATTATCAACCTTAATATCGGCACTACAGTCAAAGGGGCTGTGGATGACCTAGGGAAAGTTTTAGCAGTGCTAAAGGCTAAAAACATTCAAAACTTTTACATTCACTGTGACGGAGCTATGGGGGGAATGCTGCTGCCATATCTCGCTCCTGGTCGAATCAATTTTAACTTACCAATTCACAGTCTAGCAATTTCCGGTCATAAATTCATCGGCTGCCCCTTTCCGTGCGGTGTTGTGCTGACTCGCAAAAAACTGGTGGATAAATTGGCGACTAACATTGAATATATCGGCTCCAAAGATACCACTTTATCTGGCTCGCGCAACGGTCATGCACCGCTATTTTTGTGGTACGCCATTATGCAACGCCAGGATTTATTTGAAAGTGAAGCCCACTGGTGTGTTAACAAAGCTGTCTATTTGTACGAACAGTTAAAACAAGCGGGATTGTTTTGCTTGCTAAACCCTTATTCTACCACAGTAGTTTTTGACAAACCGCCCGCTGCAATTGTTGCCAAGTGGCAGCTTGCGACAGCAGGCAATTTAGCTCATGTGGTGGTGATGCAACATCATAGTTATGAGTTGCTAGACCGCATAGTTGCTGACTGTCTGTAA
- a CDS encoding NYN domain-containing protein: protein MSDEITLSPAAEAVKVNLISRYLAEAIAATSVQHPEWLQPKYQNLPYGSDKFKVKLMAKLAATLGKAARPEDLLLKVIKICDTFLVPGFLVSADFAMLMGKIGQLIYPEAPQGKNGSKPLLRVNDLNGKGVAEVSPNARGAGSSAIAILLLDAENLQLDAEIEQFLGEICTYPIQIKIAFANWRNMGLKDEDFHRRGYELIHVPAGKDSADVKMATVGSTIFVHYPDAKEVFVCSSDRVLVHLCNTLQTHGFTVYQVRQQGKKITAINSKTGARYVRDSGSPPPIPTADELLAQIKSIITSEQAKGNYWLKLSALSAGYQNQYQLVLEEVIAHHYPSQDIKQVLADNAALVFHQPPSSTEFYVTIFKEQVSEGQEDNNSLSLSEPLKIESRDDLENVLLTVLVDMKKNAASENYFPISNLATEFRNKYGESISDAIKRLNLNLKFITFLQSCNAFYLKKSNGHWAIGLRH from the coding sequence ATGTCGGATGAAATTACGTTGAGTCCCGCCGCAGAGGCGGTGAAGGTGAATTTAATCAGTCGCTATCTGGCGGAGGCGATCGCGGCGACCTCGGTGCAACACCCGGAGTGGCTGCAACCAAAATATCAAAATCTGCCCTATGGCAGTGATAAATTTAAAGTCAAATTGATGGCGAAATTGGCCGCCACCTTGGGAAAAGCCGCCCGCCCAGAGGATCTCCTCCTGAAAGTGATTAAAATCTGCGATACTTTTCTGGTGCCCGGTTTTTTGGTTTCTGCTGATTTTGCCATGTTAATGGGGAAAATTGGGCAACTAATTTATCCCGAAGCGCCACAGGGGAAAAATGGCAGTAAACCTCTGTTGCGGGTTAATGATTTGAATGGCAAAGGGGTGGCGGAAGTGTCGCCGAACGCTAGGGGGGCGGGGTCTAGCGCGATCGCGATTCTGCTCCTGGATGCGGAAAACCTCCAGCTTGATGCCGAAATTGAGCAGTTTTTAGGGGAAATTTGCACTTATCCCATCCAAATTAAGATTGCTTTTGCCAACTGGCGCAATATGGGTCTGAAAGATGAAGATTTTCACCGCCGGGGTTATGAGTTGATTCATGTTCCCGCCGGAAAAGACAGCGCTGATGTGAAAATGGCTACGGTGGGTTCGACGATTTTTGTTCACTACCCGGACGCGAAAGAGGTTTTCGTTTGCTCGTCCGATCGGGTTCTCGTCCACCTGTGCAATACCCTACAAACTCACGGTTTTACCGTCTATCAGGTTCGCCAGCAAGGCAAAAAAATCACCGCCATCAACAGCAAAACCGGTGCTAGGTACGTGCGCGACTCCGGGAGTCCCCCCCCAATTCCTACGGCGGATGAATTGCTAGCCCAAATCAAATCTATCATCACCTCGGAGCAAGCTAAGGGAAATTACTGGCTGAAATTATCGGCGCTGAGTGCTGGCTATCAAAATCAATACCAACTTGTGTTAGAGGAAGTGATCGCCCATCACTATCCCAGTCAAGACATTAAACAAGTTTTGGCAGATAATGCTGCTTTGGTATTTCACCAGCCGCCGAGTTCTACGGAATTCTATGTCACCATATTTAAAGAGCAGGTCAGCGAAGGTCAAGAGGATAATAATAGCTTATCTTTATCAGAACCGTTAAAAATTGAATCCCGCGATGATTTAGAAAATGTCCTCCTCACTGTGCTGGTGGACATGAAGAAGAACGCTGCCAGTGAAAATTATTTTCCCATTTCCAATTTGGCCACGGAGTTTAGAAATAAATACGGCGAATCGATTAGCGATGCCATTAAAAGGCTGAATCTGAATTTAAAGTTTATCACATTTTTGCAGTCTTGTAATGCTTTTTACCTGAAAAAAAGCAACGGTCATTGGGCGATCGGCCTGCGCCACTAG
- a CDS encoding UbiD family decarboxylase has product MARDLRGFLQLLEDRKQLRRISAPVDPDLEIAEIANRMLQGGGPALLFENVLGSPHPVAINLMGTEERVCWAMNMEQPSELEELGKKLGMLQQPKPPKKISQAVEFGKVLFDVLKAKPSRNFFPPCQQVVLEGEAVDLHQIPMIRPYSGDAGKIVTLGLIITKDCETGTPNVGVYRLQLQSRNTMTVHWLSVRGGARHLRKAAARGQKLEIAVAIGVDPLLIMAAATPIPVDLSEWLFAGLYGGSGVQLAKCKTLDLEIPAQSEFVLEGTITPGEVLPDGPFGDHMGYYGGVEDSPVIHFHCITHRENPIYLTAFSGRPPKEEAMIAIALNRIYTPILRQQVSEIVDFFLPMEALSYKAAIISIDKAYPGQARRAALAFWSALPQFTYTKFVIVVDKDIDIRDPRQVVWAISSKVDPSRDVFILPNTPFDTLDFASEKIGLGGRMGIDATTKIPPETEHEWGAALESDPEVAAKCDRRWAEYGLADLNLQEVNPNLFGYNIR; this is encoded by the coding sequence ATGGCCAGAGACTTGCGGGGATTCCTCCAACTGCTAGAAGACAGAAAACAGCTCCGGCGAATCAGCGCCCCGGTGGATCCAGATTTAGAAATCGCCGAAATTGCCAATCGGATGCTCCAAGGCGGCGGACCAGCCCTGCTGTTTGAAAACGTCTTGGGGTCTCCCCACCCCGTCGCCATCAACCTCATGGGGACAGAAGAGCGGGTATGTTGGGCGATGAACATGGAACAACCCTCAGAATTAGAGGAACTGGGCAAAAAGCTGGGAATGCTACAGCAACCAAAACCCCCGAAAAAAATCTCCCAGGCGGTAGAGTTCGGCAAAGTCCTCTTTGACGTACTCAAAGCAAAACCCTCCCGAAACTTTTTCCCCCCCTGTCAGCAGGTGGTCCTAGAGGGGGAAGCGGTGGATTTACACCAAATCCCCATGATTCGCCCCTATTCCGGGGATGCAGGCAAAATCGTCACTTTGGGTTTAATCATCACCAAAGATTGCGAGACGGGGACGCCTAATGTAGGAGTTTACCGCCTCCAGTTGCAGTCGCGCAATACCATGACTGTCCATTGGCTATCGGTGCGGGGTGGCGCCCGTCACCTGCGCAAAGCCGCCGCTCGGGGGCAAAAGCTGGAAATTGCTGTGGCGATCGGCGTTGACCCCCTCCTAATTATGGCCGCCGCCACCCCCATCCCCGTGGACCTCTCCGAATGGCTATTCGCCGGACTCTACGGCGGTAGCGGCGTCCAACTCGCCAAATGCAAAACCCTCGATTTAGAAATCCCCGCCCAGTCAGAATTCGTCCTCGAAGGCACCATCACCCCCGGCGAAGTCCTGCCAGATGGACCTTTTGGCGACCATATGGGTTACTACGGCGGCGTGGAAGACTCCCCAGTGATTCACTTCCACTGCATCACCCACCGCGAAAATCCCATTTACCTCACCGCATTTAGCGGGCGACCGCCGAAAGAAGAGGCAATGATTGCCATTGCTCTCAACCGCATCTATACCCCCATCCTCCGGCAACAAGTTTCGGAAATTGTCGATTTCTTCCTGCCAATGGAAGCACTCAGCTATAAAGCCGCGATTATTTCCATTGATAAAGCCTATCCCGGACAAGCTCGCCGTGCGGCTCTGGCTTTTTGGAGTGCCCTACCCCAGTTCACCTACACCAAATTTGTCATCGTGGTAGATAAAGATATCGACATCCGCGACCCCCGCCAGGTGGTGTGGGCAATTTCTTCTAAAGTTGACCCATCTCGGGATGTGTTTATTTTGCCCAATACACCCTTTGATACTTTGGATTTTGCTAGCGAGAAAATTGGTTTGGGCGGACGGATGGGAATTGATGCTACTACCAAGATTCCCCCAGAAACCG